The sequence GAGATGGATGAGGGAGCTTTCAACATAAATCTATCTATGCCTGTGGGTACAAAATTAGACGTTACAAATACAGAGGTTGAAAAAGTTGAAAGAGTATTAGAAGACTATGAAGGAATTAGAGCCTACTCAGTGAGAGTTGGTAAAAACGAAGGCACAACCAGTGGCAGCAATACACATACCGCCGAGATAAGCGTTATGCTAGTGGACAAAGCAGATAGAGAGATGGAAACCAAGGAGTACATGGATAAAATAAGGGAAGACCTTGTGGATATAGATGGAGAATTAGGCTTTGAACAGCAAAATGAGCTTCGTTCCATGGCTGGCAGTAGTGAGATGCAGTTGGTACTAAGGGGTAGAACCCTCGCGGGTGTTCAGCAGCAGACCCAACGTATTGTAGATGAATTAAAGGCCATGGACAATTTAGGTGAAGTTAAAAGTAACTTAGAAGACCAAAAACCAGAAATCCAAATAAATGTAGATAAAGACAGAGCTATCCTTTACGGGCTAACAACTGCTCAGATTGCTCAAAGGGTAAGGGTGGAACTTGGAGGAGAAAGAATCACCTACTTAACACATAATGGTCAAAGGATAGAAGTAAGACTGACAACTCCCCTAACCCAAACAAAGGATTATAACGAGCTTATGCAGCTGACTATCCCAACGAATATGGGAGAAATAACCTTAGATCAAGTGGCAGAGATCAAAGAAGCCATGGGTCCCCAAACTATATACAGAGAAAACCAACAGGTAACAGGATTAATAGAAGCTAAGATAGTAGATGGAGACTTAGGAACTGTTCAAAATGATATACAAGGGATTATTGATGAATTAAGCCTACCAGTTGGGTATCAAACGGAGTTCACAGGTTCCGCTCAACTCATGGAAGAAGGCTTTGCAGGACTTCAGTTTGCCCTGATACTTGCCATAGCTCTGGTTTATATGATTATGGCAGCCCAGTTTGAATCACTGCTTAACCCATTTATAATAATATTCACCATGCCCTTTGCCCTGATAGGAGTTGTGCTAGCACTACTCCTATCAGGTAGAGCCTTAGGAATAACAGCATATATTGGGATAATAATGCTGGCGGGGATAGTTGTTAACAACGGAATCGTTATGGTGGACTATATCAATGGACTAAGAAGAGAAGGTATGGAAAAACAAGAAGCCATAATCCACGGTGCAAGCGTAAGGCTTAGACCCATATTAATGACTGCCCTAACCACAGTCCTAGCCCTAGTTCCCCTAGCCCTAGGAATAGGAGAAGGGGCAGAAATGCAAGCTCCAATGGCCACAGCAGTTGTAGGTGGTCTTGTCACATCTACCATACTTACTTTGATTGTGATACCAGTGTTGTATTCGTACTTGTCTCCGAAGAGAATAAAATAAACTACGAAAGCGCCAATGAACATGCCCCTGTCAAGTAGACAGTAGAAAAAACAAAAAATACTATGCCGTCAATCATTAATTTGATTGGCGTTATTTTTTTGAAGGTGTTATTTATTTTACCCGCATTTATTCCACGGTCCTGTTGACATGGGGGCCCCTGTACCCTCTGGACTCCCATTTTTAGGCGGAAGTTGATACTTGACAAATATTTGGCTTCCGCCACACACATTTTACCAGAGGGTACCCCCCATATAAACAGGCTTTCGCGGCATAAAAGCTTATGCTACCTTACTTAAAAGGTGTTGCCTATACTCCATTGGAGTCATACATTCAAGCCTCTTCTGATAACGATGATTATTGTAATACTCTATGTATTCAATGACAGCAGATTCCAATTCCTGATATGAGCTGAATTTGTTGAGATAGTACATTTCTGACTTAAGGGTACCAAAAAATGCCTCCATAGGGCCGTTATCTATACAACGGGAGATTCTAGACATACTCTGTGTCATACCCGCATTATCTAGCTTGTTTTTGAACACTTTTGATGTGTACTGAAATCCCCTGTCACTATGGAAAATTGGCTTTGCATCAGGGTGCTGTTCATGGGCAATGTCAAAGGTTCTAAATACCAGTACATTGTTGTTTGAATTACCTAAGACAAAGGACACTATGCTCTTATCCCCCAGATCAAGTATGGCACTTAAATAAGCTTTTCCACTTTTTCCATACTTCATCTCTGTCACATCAGTAAGCCACTTCTCCCCAAACCTATTTGCAGAAAAGTCCCTATTTAGTATGTTTTTTGCTGTAATTTCTGGTGTGGATTTGATGTACCTCTTTCTCTTTCTACGACATACAGATTTTAGGTTTAGTATATTCATCAGCCTATATATTCTCTTATGATTTACATGGAAATCTTGCTCTCTATTTAACTTGATTGTCATCTGGCGATATCCAAGTATACCGCCTTTCTCTTCATATGCATCTCTGATTAATGGTATTAAAGTTTTGTTAAATTGTTCATTAGTACTTGCTTCTCTGTTTAACCATTTGTAATATGAGGAACGTTGAACCTTCGCAAAAACACAGAGTTTTGTGATTGAATAACCTTTAGTCTTTTTAAGTTCCTGTATCGTAAGATAGATCGTCTCATATCTTACTTGGCTTAAAACCGCCCCCTTTCTATTTCTTTCAACTTTTTTAAAAAATCTATCTCCATTTGCTTCTGGCGAATTTCAGCTTCAAGTAGTTTGTTTTGGGCTTTAAGTTTGTCCATTTCAGACATGTCATCTTCTGACTTTCTTTTGCCTCGCTTGTCTTGAAGGGCTTCTATACCTTTTTTTAGGTATTTATTAGTCCATGAATTAACCTGCTGGTAAGATACATTAAACTTCTGTGCTGTTTCAACATAGTTGCATTTATTCTCAATACAGTACTTTACTATTTCTACTCTTTCATCAAAATGGGTCTTTCTTCCTTTAGTCATGATAGATACTCCTCCAGTACCAGAAGATTTTAATTTCTCATAACTATTATACTTCATAACCCATGTATGAAGTATCCCTGTAGAGCGTATTCCATATTGAAAACATATATCATGCAAAGAACCCTTACCAGAAA comes from Alkalicella caledoniensis and encodes:
- a CDS encoding helix-turn-helix domain-containing protein is translated as MAIKEYLSGKGSLHDICFQYGIRSTGILHTWVMKYNSYEKLKSSGTGGVSIMTKGRKTHFDERVEIVKYCIENKCNYVETAQKFNVSYQQVNSWTNKYLKKGIEALQDKRGKRKSEDDMSEMDKLKAQNKLLEAEIRQKQMEIDFLKKLKEIERGRF
- a CDS encoding IS3 family transposase, with the protein product MYLTIQELKKTKGYSITKLCVFAKVQRSSYYKWLNREASTNEQFNKTLIPLIRDAYEEKGGILGYRQMTIKLNREQDFHVNHKRIYRLMNILNLKSVCRRKRKRYIKSTPEITAKNILNRDFSANRFGEKWLTDVTEMKYGKSGKAYLSAILDLGDKSIVSFVLGNSNNNVLVFRTFDIAHEQHPDAKPIFHSDRGFQYTSKVFKNKLDNAGMTQSMSRISRCIDNGPMEAFFGTLKSEMYYLNKFSSYQELESAVIEYIEYYNNHRYQKRLECMTPMEYRQHLLSKVA